From a region of the Castanea sativa cultivar Marrone di Chiusa Pesio chromosome 10, ASM4071231v1 genome:
- the LOC142613246 gene encoding uncharacterized protein LOC142613246: MATGGFSKQWSEPSPLVENETPQNDIQNPEFEGDSNTLPKDAHEASNGTSSKGRSHRKRTYAAMNEDSPFSEMTEQLKQIAVAVTALSHGPVNTNELHKIVMNVEGFEEDMLDEAFDHLVNDEKAGRAFMAKNDRMRKLWLEKFFNKTL; encoded by the coding sequence ATGGCAACTGGTGGCTTTTCAAAGCAATGGAGTGAACCTTCTCCATTGGTTGAAAATGAGACCCCACAGAATGACATCCAAAATCCAGAATTTGAAGGTGACTCTAATACATTGCCAAAAGATGCCCATGAAGCTTCCAATGGAACTTCATCTAAGGGAAGGAGCCATAGAAAGAGAACTTATGCAGCTATGAATGAAGATAGTCCTTTCAGTGAGATGACTGAACAACTCAAACAGATTGCAGTAGCCGTTACAGCTCTGAGTCATGGCCCAGTTAATACAAATGAGCTTCATAAAATAGTGATGAATGTTGAAGGCTTTGAAGAAGACATGCTTGATGAAGCTTTTGATCATTTGGTTAATGATGAAAAGGCAGGAAGGGCCTTTATGGCTAAAAATGATAGAATGAGAAAGCTTTGGTTGGagaaatttttcaacaaaacctTATAA
- the LOC142613245 gene encoding mediator of RNA polymerase II transcription subunit 10b-like, translating to MDSSQSALTAGTGGGGNGMMISQTNDTAATTAVDDPKQNLNHVINSIQKTLGLLHQLYLTVSSFNAASQLPLLHRLNFLVTELDNMVKLAEKCNIQIPMEVLNLIDDGKNPDEFTRDVINSCIAKNQITKGKTDAFKGLRKHLMEELEQTFPDEVESYREIRAASAAESKRLAQAQSMLPNGDMKVKSEL from the exons ATGGATTCATCACAGAGTGCTCTAACAGCAGGGACTGGTGGTGGTGGCAATGGGATGATGATCTCTCAAACCAATGACACAGCAGCTACAACTGCTGTGGACGATCCAAAGCAGAACCTGAACCATGTCATCAACTCTATTCAGAAAACTTTGGGCCTTCTTCACCAGCTCTACCTTACTGTCTCTTCCTTCAATGCTGCCTCTCAGCTTCCTCTTCTCCATCGCCT CAATTTTCTTGTTACAGAGCTTGACAACATGGTTAAATTAGCTGAGAAGTGCAACATTCAAATTCCTATGGAAGTGCTAAA TTTGATTGATGATGGAAAGAATCCAGATGAATTCACAAGGGATGTCATAAACAGCTGTATTGCCAAGAATCAGATCACCAAAGGCAAAACTGATGCCTTTAAG GGTTTACGCAAGCATCTTATGGAAGAACTTGAACAAACATTTCCTGATGAAGTTGAATCTTATAGAGAGATACGTGCAGCCTCTGCTGCT GAATCAAAGCGGCTTGCACAAGCACAAAGCATGTTACCAAATGGAGATATGAAGGTCAAATCCGAGCTTTAG